The Canis lupus dingo isolate Sandy chromosome 18, ASM325472v2, whole genome shotgun sequence genome includes the window TAACAACAGACTGGCAGATTGATAAGCCTACTCCTCCCTTTTTACTACTATGTTTTCTTCCCGCGTCATGGCCAACTGCTATCCCAGCAATGACGCAGGGATAGGAGATGCTGAGGAGGGGGTGCTGCATCCCAGCATCTCCTTCTCCCCTGGTTGGGAAGCTGTGTGGGGCCATGTCAGGTTAGTTCCCCCAGTGTGGAGGGGAGCACGAGGGGAAGAGTCTGGGCCCTGGGACATTCTCTCCCGCAGCGTCACTGCTGTACCGCCTGCCGCAGTCGTGGGTGGGGCCGAAGCTGCCATGGAAGATCGGCCACGCCATGCTGCACCTGCTGGCCTTCATCCTGACCGTGCTGGGGCTGGTGGCCGTCTTTCAGCTCCACCGCCGCTCCAGGATCACCAATCTCTACTCCTTGCACAGCTGGCTGGGCATTGTCACCGTCTTCCTTTTTGCCTGCCAGGTGCGTTCTCCCCTTTGGGTTCCTGTTACTGGCTGGTGGCCGTGGGCTCTGGTTGGGGCTTTCCTTGCACCCATGCCACACACTCCCTCTGCTCACTGCCTGGACACAGCCCCACAAGCCACATCCCCATAGCAGTGGCAGCTTAAATAGCCATAGGACACTGCTGCTCCCCACACTCATCCGTTCCTGCTCTTACCCATCACACGACTCCTCTGTCATTCCGGAGCATGCTGAGCTAACTTCATCACAGCATGTGCCACACTGACTCCAGGTGGTCTTTTCCACCTTTCCCATTCCCACCTTTCTTTGAACTGGAAGCAATTCTGGAAGTGGTTTTTGCATTTTGACATCAACCCCGTATGAGCAAGGAGTCTTAGGGGCCAGGACtggaaggaagcagagacacacagggatgGCTGGGATTTTAGGAGACTGGGCTCATAGCTAAGCATTTCATGGGATGTGCTGGTTTGGGTGAGCATCCAACCACAGCATGAAAGCTGGAGTGGCACCTAGGGGGAGGTTTGAGCCAGTAACAAAGGGTGAGGGACCACCGCAGGGCAGGAGGCCCTAGGGCAGGGGGCTGTGGGATGGCCTGGGGCACCACTGGGCACAGCACAGTGTGGTCAGGCACCTCCTCCCTGTGTCCACAGTGGTTCTTGGGCTTTGTTGTCTTCCTGCTGCCCTGGATGTCCGTGTGGCTGCGCAGCCTCCTTAAACCCATCCACGTCTTCTTTGGAGTCGTCATCCTGTCTCTGTCCATCGCATCTGTCATTTCTGGCATTAACGAGAAGCTTTTCTTCAGTttgtgagtggggtggggggcagctctAACATGGACGGGAAAGCATAGGGTCTTCAAAAGATGCACCCTGTGATCGTAGGACCTTGCCAAGGGAGGGGAGACTTTGGGGTTGAGCTTGTTCCTGATCTGGAGGGTCATGAAGTCTTTAGGTTGAGATTGGTAAATtggtcag containing:
- the LOC112659544 gene encoding lysosomal membrane ascorbate-dependent ferrireductase CYB561A3, encoding MAVGWFYLSFYSLWFLGLMCIILTIYWVQLWHGGFAWDGTLLMFNYHPVFMVVGSVVLYSAASLLYRLPQSWVGPKLPWKIGHAMLHLLAFILTVLGLVAVFQLHRRSRITNLYSLHSWLGIVTVFLFACQWFLGFVVFLLPWMSVWLRSLLKPIHVFFGVVILSLSIASVISGINEKLFFSLNNATQPYSNLPSEAIFANSLGMLVVVFGLLVLYILLVSSWKRPETGILTEGQPLLRDGE